A window of the Chondrinema litorale genome harbors these coding sequences:
- a CDS encoding DUF2911 domain-containing protein, which translates to MKKLQLTLITIFISTLAHAQITIPSPSPEGSVYSKVGLTDVTIDYFRPKVRGRKIFGSGEDALLPYGALWRTGAGNGSILTLSTDAKVANMLVDAGKYLILTIPEKNEWTFILYSDLFIDGANLSGNYKEENVVLKTTVKASKTAEEVQSLTFQISDISDDNTSANIEFNWSNVSFKIPIEVSFDEAVLKDIEAYTVVEPINYIKAARYYYTYNKDLDQALEWVNKYLALEGHDTHFWYLYLKAQILAKQGKKQEAIETANRSIELAKRSSRGDLGYIKRNKEIIESLK; encoded by the coding sequence ATGAAAAAACTCCAATTAACGCTAATTACTATCTTTATAAGCACATTGGCACATGCGCAAATCACTATTCCTTCTCCTAGTCCAGAGGGTTCTGTTTATTCAAAAGTAGGTTTAACAGATGTTACAATTGATTATTTTAGACCCAAAGTAAGAGGTAGAAAAATATTTGGAAGTGGTGAGGATGCGCTTTTGCCATATGGTGCTTTATGGAGGACAGGTGCTGGTAATGGTTCAATTCTAACACTTTCGACAGATGCTAAAGTAGCAAATATGCTTGTAGATGCTGGTAAATATTTAATACTTACCATTCCTGAAAAAAACGAATGGACATTTATTTTATATAGCGATCTATTTATTGATGGAGCCAATTTAAGTGGTAACTACAAAGAAGAAAATGTAGTGTTAAAAACTACAGTTAAAGCATCTAAAACCGCGGAAGAAGTTCAATCATTAACATTTCAAATTAGCGATATTAGTGATGATAATACGAGTGCTAATATTGAATTTAATTGGAGTAATGTTTCATTTAAAATACCAATTGAAGTATCGTTTGATGAGGCTGTTTTAAAAGACATTGAAGCTTACACAGTAGTTGAGCCTATTAATTACATTAAAGCAGCCAGATATTATTACACTTATAACAAAGATCTCGATCAAGCTTTAGAATGGGTAAACAAATACTTGGCACTAGAAGGACACGATACACACTTTTGGTATTTGTATTTAAAAGCTCAGATTTTAGCCAAACAAGGCAAAAAACAAGAAGCTATTGAAACTGCTAATAGATCTATCGAACTTGCAAAAAGGAGCTCAAGAGGAGATTTAGGTTATATAAAACGAAATAAAGAGATCATAGAATCTCTCAAATAG
- a CDS encoding NAD(P)H-dependent oxidoreductase: MALLDDLNWRYATKKYDSNKKISAEKVTKILEAARLAPSSYGLQPVRVVSISNQELKEKMVPVAWNQQIIADCSHVLVFAAWDQYTSERVNDIFDYTTSERDIPKGTAFGSRSEQVANSQIEMEAYDALQDTKRQACIAFGMAIAQAAELKVDTTPMGGFDNEDLDKLLGLDAKGLKSVYLLAMGYRNSEDDWLVNLKKVRKPMEEFVIEIN; this comes from the coding sequence ATGGCATTATTAGATGATTTAAACTGGCGTTATGCCACTAAAAAATACGATTCTAACAAAAAAATAAGTGCTGAAAAAGTTACTAAAATCTTAGAGGCAGCTAGACTAGCACCTTCTTCTTACGGTTTGCAACCTGTTAGAGTAGTTTCTATAAGCAATCAGGAGTTGAAAGAAAAAATGGTTCCTGTTGCATGGAACCAACAAATTATAGCAGACTGTTCACACGTGCTTGTTTTTGCAGCTTGGGATCAATACACTTCAGAAAGAGTTAACGATATTTTCGATTATACTACTTCAGAAAGAGATATTCCCAAGGGTACAGCATTTGGTTCACGTTCAGAACAAGTAGCTAATTCGCAGATTGAGATGGAAGCATATGATGCTTTGCAAGATACCAAGCGTCAAGCTTGTATAGCTTTTGGAATGGCCATAGCACAGGCTGCAGAATTAAAAGTAGATACAACACCAATGGGTGGTTTCGATAATGAGGATTTAGATAAATTACTTGGTTTAGATGCAAAGGGTTTAAAGAGTGTGTATTTACTAGCTATGGGATACAGAAATTCTGAAGATGATTGGTTGGTTAATCTTAAGAAAGTAAGAAAACCAATGGAAGAGTTCGTAATTGAAATAAATTAA
- a CDS encoding Gfo/Idh/MocA family protein — protein MSKIRIGFIGLNPDSHWAATAHLPALQTLSDDFEIIGVANSSLESAEKTAKALNLKHAFKDYKELVQSPDVDLVTVTVKVPYHYELVKAALEAGKHIYCEWPLGTGLKEAEELEALAKEKGVVAAIGTQMRFAPEVTYLKKLIEEGYVGKVLSTTLIGTGGNWSSETISEYYYLFDKKNGAAMLEIPLAHTLVGLAEVLGDIDSVSANMFSNFDEVKITDTNEVKPKTAEDQIMLQGRLKSGAALSVHYRGGVSKGTNLLWEINGTEGDIQITAGSGHGQMAALSIAGAKTTDEEGLKPLTPPAEALEGWPEFPGARNVGHIYQRIAEDIKTGSHKAPSFTDGLKWHKLIESIKNSAKS, from the coding sequence ATGAGTAAAATTAGAATTGGATTTATAGGCTTAAACCCCGATAGCCACTGGGCAGCGACTGCCCACTTACCAGCATTACAAACCTTATCAGACGACTTTGAGATTATAGGTGTGGCAAACAGCAGCCTAGAAAGTGCAGAGAAAACAGCCAAAGCACTTAACCTCAAACATGCATTTAAAGATTATAAAGAATTGGTGCAATCTCCAGATGTAGATTTGGTGACTGTAACCGTAAAAGTACCTTACCATTACGAATTAGTTAAAGCAGCATTAGAAGCCGGCAAGCACATTTACTGCGAGTGGCCACTTGGAACCGGACTCAAAGAAGCCGAAGAACTAGAAGCTTTGGCCAAAGAAAAAGGAGTAGTAGCTGCAATCGGTACACAAATGCGCTTTGCACCGGAAGTTACTTATCTTAAAAAATTAATTGAAGAAGGCTATGTAGGTAAAGTACTTTCAACTACATTAATTGGAACAGGCGGAAACTGGAGTAGCGAAACCATAAGCGAATATTACTACTTATTCGATAAAAAAAATGGAGCAGCTATGTTAGAGATTCCATTGGCGCATACCTTGGTAGGCCTAGCTGAAGTGTTAGGAGATATTGATTCAGTTTCGGCAAATATGTTCAGTAATTTTGATGAGGTGAAAATTACAGATACCAATGAGGTAAAACCCAAAACAGCCGAAGATCAAATTATGCTACAAGGTCGCTTAAAAAGTGGAGCGGCGTTATCAGTTCATTACCGTGGTGGGGTTTCTAAAGGCACAAATTTACTTTGGGAGATCAATGGCACAGAAGGCGATATACAAATAACTGCTGGAAGTGGACACGGTCAAATGGCAGCATTATCAATAGCTGGTGCAAAAACTACAGATGAAGAAGGCTTAAAACCACTTACACCACCAGCAGAAGCATTAGAAGGATGGCCAGAATTTCCGGGAGCTCGCAATGTAGGTCATATCTACCAGCGCATCGCAGAAGATATTAAAACAGGTTCGCATAAAGCACCAAGTTTTACCGATGGTTTGAAATGGCATAAACTTATTGAATCAATAAAGAATTCAGCTAAATCATAA
- a CDS encoding cyclophilin-like fold protein yields the protein MGNANYSISLKYVFDNMIHNGDIRLVIIVTPTFYNGGANSISDVHTLTHAFQNELREYLISAVEITVGTTIIYIIDFLIFSLTLKNKKDIMKTLFFISLFSSLCFISCAQNDKKGSNHQQNILENMKLKITVGEVELTATMYDNPTTQDLISMLPITTELEDYASMEKIFYPERKLSKEGAPSGYKPSVGDITYYAPWGDIAIFYKDFGHASGLISLGKIENNGIEQLRKAGNTPVTFELISE from the coding sequence ATGGGAAATGCAAATTACAGTATTTCACTTAAATATGTTTTCGATAATATGATTCATAATGGAGATATCAGACTTGTTATAATCGTAACTCCTACCTTTTACAATGGTGGCGCTAACAGCATATCAGATGTTCATACATTAACACATGCTTTTCAAAATGAACTAAGAGAATATTTAATTTCTGCTGTTGAAATTACAGTTGGTACAACGATTATCTATATAATAGACTTCCTTATTTTTTCTCTAACACTGAAGAATAAAAAAGACATTATGAAAACGCTATTCTTCATATCGCTATTTAGCAGCTTGTGCTTTATAAGTTGCGCACAAAACGATAAAAAAGGTTCTAATCATCAACAAAATATACTTGAAAATATGAAATTAAAAATAACTGTAGGAGAGGTAGAGCTAACTGCCACTATGTACGATAATCCTACAACACAAGATCTTATTTCTATGCTGCCTATCACTACAGAACTTGAAGATTATGCAAGTATGGAAAAAATCTTTTACCCAGAAAGAAAACTATCTAAAGAAGGTGCACCAAGTGGTTACAAGCCTTCAGTGGGTGATATAACCTATTATGCTCCATGGGGAGATATTGCCATCTTTTACAAAGATTTTGGTCATGCAAGTGGGCTAATTAGTCTTGGCAAAATTGAAAATAATGGCATAGAACAATTACGAAAAGCAGGAAACACTCCTGTAACCTTTGAATTAATTTCTGAATAA
- a CDS encoding cyclophilin-like fold protein codes for MSNTIKNGTAVALILGNTTIRATLNESTTAKDLLSKLPYKVTLNRYEFDYCGVMQKSLAFDEADKHNGWENGDICLAGSYFTILFDGEEHSASHSGLIRIGKVEEGDLSKVKSLASEVELTVSLA; via the coding sequence ATGTCAAATACAATAAAAAACGGAACAGCTGTAGCCCTCATACTGGGTAATACAACAATTAGAGCAACCTTAAATGAGTCAACTACAGCAAAAGATTTACTATCTAAATTACCATACAAAGTTACATTAAACCGGTATGAGTTTGATTACTGTGGAGTAATGCAAAAATCTTTAGCTTTTGATGAAGCTGATAAACACAATGGTTGGGAAAATGGTGATATCTGTTTAGCTGGAAGTTATTTCACGATTTTGTTTGATGGCGAAGAACATTCTGCATCACACTCAGGGCTTATTAGAATTGGTAAAGTAGAAGAAGGAGATCTTTCTAAAGTCAAAAGTTTAGCAAGTGAAGTAGAACTCACAGTGAGCTTGGCTTAA
- a CDS encoding DMT family transporter, with product MNSILNDKQQGLLAIFIANTIFGLNIPVTRSIVAHWMSPMGYTITRMLFGAIIFWIISSFLKYDKVQKKDLLMLMIGGLMGFLGTQLLFSQSLEYTTPVVFSLLMALTPVVVLILSAVMLKEGIPKRKILGIIISISGAALIILLSGTQGEMGSNNTLGIFYAFLCVLCYAGYLVLTRKISMKYQPVTVAKWMFLFSALASLPLSYSSLQNQRMFSDEATFQAYSLLAFSLLFSTTMAFFLMPVALKRLEASTVSIFMNLQPIVASVVAIVVGQDAFTWDKPVAALLVVIGVYLVTTQKGNQHKKEVATKKSVSQT from the coding sequence GTGAATAGCATATTAAATGATAAACAACAGGGGTTGTTGGCCATTTTTATTGCAAATACAATATTTGGGTTAAACATCCCTGTTACCAGATCGATTGTTGCCCATTGGATGAGTCCAATGGGATATACCATAACAAGAATGTTGTTTGGAGCGATTATCTTCTGGATAATCAGCTCCTTTCTCAAATACGACAAGGTTCAAAAAAAAGACCTTTTAATGCTGATGATCGGCGGATTAATGGGTTTTTTAGGTACACAATTATTGTTTTCACAATCTCTAGAATATACCACTCCGGTTGTGTTCTCACTATTAATGGCATTAACACCTGTGGTAGTACTTATACTATCTGCAGTAATGCTAAAAGAAGGCATTCCCAAAAGAAAAATTCTTGGTATAATCATTAGTATTTCAGGCGCAGCACTCATCATCTTGCTAAGCGGAACACAAGGCGAAATGGGCAGTAATAATACTCTAGGCATTTTTTATGCATTTCTTTGTGTGCTTTGCTATGCGGGTTATTTAGTGTTAACAAGAAAAATTTCCATGAAATACCAACCTGTAACTGTAGCTAAATGGATGTTTCTATTTTCTGCATTAGCATCGTTGCCTTTGAGTTATAGCAGTTTGCAAAACCAGAGAATGTTTTCAGATGAAGCTACATTTCAAGCGTATTCTTTACTTGCCTTTTCTTTGTTGTTTTCTACTACTATGGCTTTTTTCTTGATGCCTGTAGCACTCAAACGATTAGAAGCAAGCACAGTAAGTATTTTCATGAATTTACAACCAATTGTGGCTTCTGTTGTCGCCATTGTAGTAGGGCAAGACGCATTTACTTGGGATAAACCAGTTGCAGCTTTATTAGTGGTAATTGGTGTATATTTAGTTACTACCCAAAAAGGCAATCAGCATAAAAAGGAAGTAGCAACTAAGAAAAGTGTTTCTCAAACTTAG
- a CDS encoding (R)-mandelonitrile lyase yields the protein MEITRNGQIPSMKGPEDWFSGSVRLDPLYQNKEDITKGSGALVTFEAGARTAWHTHPAGQTLIVVSGLGWVQREGGPIEEIKPGDVVWFEPNEKHWHGASANKAMSHIAIQEAVNGSAVTWMEKVTDEQYSK from the coding sequence ATGGAAATTACAAGAAACGGGCAAATACCCTCTATGAAAGGACCTGAAGATTGGTTTTCAGGATCTGTAAGATTAGACCCTTTGTATCAGAATAAAGAAGACATAACAAAAGGCTCAGGTGCTTTAGTTACATTTGAAGCTGGCGCTAGAACTGCATGGCATACACACCCAGCAGGACAAACATTAATCGTGGTTTCTGGCCTTGGTTGGGTACAACGCGAAGGTGGTCCGATAGAAGAAATTAAGCCAGGAGATGTAGTTTGGTTTGAGCCAAACGAAAAGCATTGGCATGGAGCTTCTGCAAACAAGGCCATGAGCCATATTGCAATTCAAGAAGCGGTTAATGGTAGTGCAGTAACTTGGATGGAAAAAGTAACAGACGAACAATATTCAAAATAA
- a CDS encoding NAD(P)-dependent alcohol dehydrogenase, giving the protein MKLKNLIGLILLFISATSFAQKPINAIGLATKANSNFERIEFTRHAVGDNDIEIEILYAGICHSDFMVKQTPNQVVPGHEIVGRVTKVGKNVSKFKKGDVAGVGCMVNSCGHCKYCKAGKEQFCAEGTVFTYGFPDRFHENHITQGGYSNVITITEKFAIQVPKNADIKKVAPLMCAGVTTWSPIKFSEVEKGDVVGVAGFGGLGHMAVQYLVDLGAKVTVFDITDDKSADAKRLGAEEYVNVKTTKDLSALNDKFDFIISTIPANYEPMMYVKMLKMDGGELAIVGLPANATIPVSPFVMQSAHRRVYGSLIGGIPETQEMLDYSVSHDIYPEIEVIKAEPKVIDEAYENIEEGKVKFRYVIDMQTIK; this is encoded by the coding sequence GTGAAATTAAAAAATTTAATAGGATTGATATTGCTGTTTATTTCAGCAACATCATTTGCACAAAAACCAATTAATGCAATAGGATTAGCAACTAAAGCAAATTCTAATTTCGAAAGAATAGAATTTACTAGACATGCAGTAGGAGACAATGATATAGAAATTGAAATCTTATACGCAGGTATCTGCCATAGCGACTTTATGGTAAAACAAACACCTAATCAAGTAGTACCTGGACACGAAATAGTTGGCCGCGTAACAAAGGTTGGAAAAAATGTAAGCAAATTTAAAAAAGGTGATGTGGCTGGTGTTGGTTGCATGGTAAACTCTTGTGGACACTGTAAATACTGTAAAGCAGGAAAAGAACAGTTTTGTGCTGAAGGAACAGTTTTTACCTATGGTTTTCCAGATCGTTTCCACGAAAATCATATTACTCAAGGAGGTTATTCTAATGTAATTACTATTACCGAAAAATTTGCTATTCAAGTTCCCAAAAATGCCGATATTAAAAAAGTAGCACCACTTATGTGTGCGGGTGTAACCACTTGGTCGCCTATCAAATTTAGCGAAGTTGAAAAAGGAGATGTAGTTGGAGTAGCTGGTTTTGGTGGACTTGGCCACATGGCTGTTCAATATTTGGTTGATCTTGGAGCAAAGGTTACAGTTTTTGATATTACAGATGATAAAAGTGCTGATGCGAAACGTCTTGGAGCAGAAGAATATGTAAACGTAAAAACTACAAAAGACCTTTCAGCATTAAACGATAAATTTGATTTCATCATAAGTACAATACCGGCTAACTACGAGCCTATGATGTATGTAAAAATGTTAAAAATGGATGGTGGCGAACTGGCTATTGTTGGCTTACCAGCTAATGCCACAATTCCAGTTTCTCCATTTGTAATGCAATCTGCACATAGACGAGTTTATGGTTCTCTAATTGGTGGTATTCCTGAAACACAAGAAATGCTAGATTACTCAGTATCTCACGACATTTACCCAGAGATTGAAGTAATTAAAGCAGAACCAAAAGTAATAGATGAAGCATATGAAAATATCGAGGAAGGAAAAGTTAAATTCCGCTATGTAATCGATATGCAAACTATTAAATAA
- a CDS encoding sugar O-acetyltransferase, protein MEHTSENNDIIYRLKTGETIPMDHPDFGKLADAASNIFNQLSRFNNTHNIDQLRSVFSVIIGEALDATSTVYPPFYTNYGKNISIGKNVFINHAASFLDLGGIIIEDNVMIGPRVNISSENHPVDPANRKQLIPGKVTIKKNAWLGAGVTVLPGVTIGENSVVAAGAVVTQDVPDNVLVGGVPAKILKKLN, encoded by the coding sequence ATGGAACATACATCAGAAAATAATGATATAATCTATAGACTTAAAACAGGTGAAACAATTCCAATGGACCATCCAGATTTCGGTAAATTGGCAGACGCTGCTAGTAATATATTTAATCAATTGTCGCGCTTTAATAATACTCATAATATAGATCAATTGAGAAGTGTTTTTAGTGTAATTATAGGAGAAGCACTAGATGCTACTAGCACTGTATATCCACCTTTTTATACAAACTATGGCAAAAATATTTCTATAGGCAAAAATGTCTTTATCAATCATGCAGCGAGTTTTTTAGACCTTGGAGGTATTATAATAGAAGATAATGTAATGATTGGACCCCGTGTAAATATTTCATCAGAAAATCATCCAGTAGACCCTGCAAATCGCAAACAATTAATACCGGGAAAAGTAACAATCAAGAAAAATGCTTGGTTAGGAGCAGGAGTAACTGTACTACCAGGTGTTACAATTGGTGAAAATTCTGTAGTAGCAGCGGGCGCTGTAGTTACACAAGATGTACCAGATAATGTTTTAGTTGGAGGTGTTCCTGCTAAAATTCTTAAGAAACTTAACTAA